From Paenibacillus sp. V4I7, one genomic window encodes:
- a CDS encoding inositol monophosphatase, whose amino-acid sequence MNRNEWSLAREVAVEAATKAGELARERFGGKLAIQHKDDRGDLVTEVDVQADRLIVEDILAVFPSHRIYSEEAGEGGAASDWVWHVDPLDGTNNFALGIPLYGVCISLSYQGQIVLGVIRDSALGLNYVAVKDEGAWQEDVKLEAKPKGPLIKSTISWIQGHGVGKNEHRALELRHHLEHSVKRVLRLWAPSLTWAMLARGDLHGVVLYNSEGEDLYAGLLLAQEAGVKVTDFAGNPVAMLGGSGTGTNAGVSTNSVGGTEMAHAVYLVAAVPEYHAELLAFVQEAIKVE is encoded by the coding sequence ATGAATCGTAACGAGTGGTCATTAGCAAGAGAGGTTGCTGTTGAAGCGGCAACGAAAGCAGGAGAACTGGCAAGAGAGCGTTTCGGAGGTAAGCTGGCCATTCAGCATAAGGATGATCGTGGCGATTTGGTCACCGAAGTGGATGTGCAGGCGGATCGTTTGATTGTGGAAGACATCCTGGCGGTATTTCCGAGTCATCGTATATATAGTGAAGAAGCGGGTGAAGGAGGGGCAGCCAGCGATTGGGTATGGCATGTCGATCCGTTGGATGGAACGAATAATTTCGCCTTGGGCATACCGCTTTATGGCGTTTGTATCTCATTGAGCTATCAAGGACAAATTGTCCTGGGGGTAATCCGTGATTCGGCTTTGGGGCTAAATTACGTGGCTGTTAAGGATGAAGGTGCTTGGCAGGAGGATGTGAAGCTTGAGGCGAAGCCGAAAGGTCCGTTGATCAAGTCCACCATTTCATGGATTCAAGGCCATGGGGTTGGCAAAAACGAGCACAGAGCCTTGGAACTAAGGCATCATCTAGAGCATTCGGTTAAAAGAGTGCTGCGCTTGTGGGCACCGTCCTTGACCTGGGCGATGCTCGCCAGAGGCGACCTGCATGGTGTCGTGCTGTACAACTCCGAAGGTGAGGATTTGTACGCGGGCTTGCTGCTCGCGCAGGAGGCTGGCGTGAAGGTGACGGATTTCGCCGGTAATCCGGTAGCTATGCTTGGGGGCTCGGGTACAGGTACAAATGCAGGTGTAAGTACAAACTCAGTAGGGGGGACAGAGATGGCACATGCGGTTTACTTGGTGGCTGCTGTGCCGGAATATCATGCAGAGCTGCTGGCATTTGTGCAGGAAGCCATCAAAGTAGAATAA
- a CDS encoding aldolase catalytic domain-containing protein has translation MVKQHQHKILDCTIRDGGLVNDWDFSVEFVKDMYRGLSAAGVEYMEIGYKNSEKLLKGGASGPWRFLNESFLRDVITKKTDTKLSALVDIGRVDENDILPREDSLLDLIRVACYIKDVDKGLELVQKFNNMGYETSLNIMALSHVMENELVEAFEEINKSPVDVVYIVDSYGSMDHKDIDYLVTKFQRLLPEKELGLHMHNNLQLAFANTIAGASKGVTFLDSSVYGMGRAAGNCTTELLLSYLKGARYDVRPVLEIIEKHMITMRQKWDWGYLIPYMIVGALDEHPRTAMAQLSSDERNNFVDFYDRLTSVETAPIVNKN, from the coding sequence ATGGTTAAGCAGCATCAACACAAGATTTTGGATTGTACGATTCGGGACGGCGGTTTGGTGAACGATTGGGATTTTAGCGTGGAATTTGTCAAAGACATGTATCGTGGCTTAAGCGCAGCCGGTGTAGAATATATGGAAATTGGTTATAAAAACTCGGAAAAACTGCTTAAAGGCGGAGCATCCGGTCCTTGGAGATTCTTGAATGAATCCTTCCTTCGTGACGTTATTACCAAAAAGACCGATACGAAGCTATCTGCTCTCGTAGATATCGGCCGTGTCGATGAGAACGACATTTTACCTCGTGAAGACAGCTTACTTGACCTGATCCGCGTTGCTTGTTACATCAAAGACGTTGATAAAGGTCTTGAGCTTGTTCAAAAATTCAATAACATGGGCTACGAAACGTCACTTAACATTATGGCGCTTTCCCACGTAATGGAAAATGAACTGGTTGAAGCTTTCGAAGAAATCAATAAAAGCCCTGTTGACGTTGTCTACATCGTAGACTCCTACGGCAGCATGGATCATAAAGACATTGACTACCTCGTAACGAAGTTCCAACGCCTGCTTCCTGAGAAAGAACTTGGTTTACATATGCACAACAACCTGCAGCTTGCTTTCGCAAACACAATTGCCGGTGCTTCCAAAGGCGTGACTTTCCTTGATTCCTCCGTTTATGGAATGGGCCGCGCGGCAGGGAACTGTACGACGGAACTACTTCTTAGCTATTTAAAAGGAGCACGTTACGACGTTCGTCCCGTACTGGAAATTATCGAGAAACACATGATTACTATGCGTCAAAAATGGGATTGGGGCTATCTCATTCCGTACATGATCGTAGGAGCGCTTGATGAGCATCCTCGTACGGCTATGGCTCAGCTTAGCTCAGATGAAAGAAATAACTTTGTAGATTTCTATGACCGTTTGACTTCCGTAGAGACAGCCCCAATTGTTAATAAAAACTAA